The region CCGAGCAGCTGAGTGTGCTGGGGGTGGTGTCGCCGAAGGCGGAGGCAGACTTCATTGGTGAGCACTCGGCCTATGGTATGTGCGCGTGGCGCGGCTCAGTTTCGCAAATGTTGAACCTCCTTTCCTGGCGGGGTGGAGAGCCGGGGCGTCAGAGCGGCAGAGCCGGGCGTGCGGTGCCGCGGGGCGGGCCGGCGGGCAGTGCAGCCGGCGCTTGGTAGGTGTGCGGGGCGCGCGAgcgggaggaggggtgggcagcgCGCGGGCCTCGGCCCGGGGCTAAAGTccctgctggtggtggtggtgagatCTGTCTGCCGCTGTCTGACACCCGAGCCTGCAGTTTCCCTTTGTGGAATTTCAGAGAGCGCTGGAAACAAGTCCGGCCGCATATTTGGAGTGACTGTGTTGTCCATGTGGTGTTAAAAAAGGGGAGAGACGGGAAGACGCGGTCTGCTAGCCTGAGCCCAGATTTCCAGGCGCACGCGCCCTTCCTCAGCTCGCCCTTCCTTTGGCTACAAAACGATGGGTGCTGTGTGCCCCTCTTTCAAAGAGAAGTCTTTCCACTCATGTTGTAGAACTGAAATCTAGTGCCTGAATTCCAGCAGCTGCAACGATCTACTAATCTTTTCAAGCAGGACACGAAGAATTACACCTTTTTACTCCTCTGCTTGGCAATCTTCTTTTTGTGCATTTCTTTCCAACATTTCAGAGGAATGAGGGCTAACGGAGGCAAAAGGTTTACTGAGAGCTTTCACGATATCAGGTATAAGTGTGCAGCGGTGTCGCGGCCCGGAAGGGCAGGCTGGCAACTGAAATTGCTGGAATTACTTGGACCTTGACAGCCATCAGGTGGGGTTTTATACCCAAGGCCTGTGTTTTCACTCATTACTTTTGGGTCCTTTCCATAGCTCTAAAAATGCAGAGCTTTCATTGTGACTCTAGGAAAACACATTACCTTATCCtgcaatttaaacaaacaaaaatggtcTTGCTTTTCAGTTTGAAATGCATAGCTTAGGTCAGCACCAGGGTCTGTGCCTTGAAAGGTTCTtgtgtttccttttctaaatGTTTGGTTTAGACAGAAGTAGCATTTACcaaataccacatgatccagTGTTTGGATAGAGGTTTGCCCCTATTTCCATTCTCCTTTGCATTTGTTTGCATACAGCACAGCTACAAAACAAGGTATTCTTGTGATAGTGAATGTTTTGTCCAAAAGAGGTCAAAGTGTAGAAAACTTTTCCTGGAGTTGGCacagggtttggttttgtttttaaaccgtAAGACACGAAGTAGAGTTGAAATTTGTCCTCTGTTCTTGCACCCCTGCTGCTGGAGTTAATCACTCAACGTCCTTTGTCGCAGTGTTCTCAGTGAGGGAAAAGTCGAAGACAGCTGTGATCTCCTGTGGTCTCGTGGAGGTGATCAGGCACTGGGACCCGCTGGCCACCATTTAGAAAGGCTGCATGATCTGCCCTAGGTCGCTGAACTCACGTCCCAGGCCTCTTTGAGTCTGCCCTAACTTGGCCAGTTATtctaaggttttttgttttgttttgccttgttttattttttgtgccTCAGAGTACACTTTATAAAATAGGGGTCTTAATGACTGCTATCAATTAGACAACAAAAGAAATTATCTACTTGAAATgcttttaagccctggctggtatggctcagctggttggttggagcatcacctcgtaaccaaaaggttgtgggttcgattcctgcataggttgtggattcaatccgtGGTCTAGGCACATAAGAATCTCtagtctgggtgcatatgggaggcaaccagttgatgtttctgtccacacccatgcttctctttctttcctttcctctctctctaaaaagcaatggaaaaacaaactcggatgaggatttaaaagaaagaaagaaaatggttttaaatcatttaaCGCATTCgtttaaaaaaataccaaggtatttagccctggccaggtggctcagttggttgcagtgttgtCCTGCGCACTAAAAGGTCGCggtccaattcctggtcagggcacgtgcctaggttgtgggtgtgatccctggtcagggcacgtgcaggaggcaaccggtcaatgtttctctctcacatcaatgtctctccctgcactccaaatcaataaacatatccttgtgtgagggcttaaaaaataagtaaggaaaGATAATGTATTTAGCAAGGGCTTGCTCTGTGCTTGGCTCTTTAAAATCATTAACTCATTACATTCTTTTAACAACTTTATGAGTGAAATGcttgtattttcatattttacccCGGGGGAAACTTAAATTGCCCGAGGTTTATTAACTCATTCACTCAACTGTTAAGTTGTAAATCCAGGATCAGAACATAGGTCTGTCAACTCAAATCATACCAGCTGGCCACACTGCTACATACACATTTATTAGCTTTTGCCACTATTACATGGCATTAAAgcactgtcttctctctctccctcaggaaAAGCAGATGATGTTCTAAATGGGGACCATGACAAGGAACAGAGATATCCTTATTCTGTGGAGACTCCCTATGGTTATCAGCTAGACTTAGATTTCCTCAAATACGTGGATGACATTCAGAAAGGAAACACCATCAAGAAGCTGAACATCCAGAAGAGGCGGAAGCCATCTGTGCCATGCCCGGAGAGCACCGCCACACCTGGCCAGCAAGGGCCATGGGCTTCCACTGAATCTTTGTCATCTTCCAACAGTGATGACAACAAGCAGTGCCCGAGCTTCCTCCTAGCCAGAAGCCAAGTTACATCAACTCCAATCCCAAGGCTACCCGCCCCTCTGGAGCTCTCACCCACCTTTCTTACCGTCCCAGAAAGCCGACAGCTACCACCACCCTCACCTCAACCTCCAAAGCACAACCTTCATGTCACCAAGACACTGATGGAGACCCGAAGGAGATTGGAACAGGAGAGAATCACCATGCAGGCGACACCAAGTGACCTGCGAAGGCCCAGGTTGGCCAGTTTTGGAGGCCTGGGCTCAAcaggctctctctcctcctttatgGGTTCTGGAAACCACAATCCTGCCATGTTCCAGCTTCAGAATGGATACCAAGGCAACGGGGATTATAGTAGCTATGCCCCAGTCACTGCCACCACTTCTTCCATGGGGAGCTCTCTCCGCCACAGCCCTTTGAGCTCAGGGATCTCCACTCCGGTGACCAACGTGAGCCCCATGCACCTGCAGCACATCCGGGAGCAGATGGCCATCGCCCTGAAACGCCTGAAGGAGCTCGAGGAACAGGTACGAACCATCCCTGTGCTCCAGGTAAAGATTGCTGTCTTgcaagaggagaaaaggcagTTGGCCTCACAGCTGAAGAACCAAAGAGCCGCATCTCAGAACGATGTCTGCGGTGTGAGGAAGCGGTCCTACAGTGCTGGGAACACATCCCAGCTGGAAGAGCTCTCCAGGGTCCGGAGAGGTGATGGGGAATTATACATCGAATATGAAGCAGAAGAGATAGAGAGCGTAGAGCAGAGCACACAGAGGATAAAAGAGTTCCGGCAGCTCACAGCAGACATGCAGGCCCTGGAGCAGAAGATCCAGGGCAGCAGCTCGGAGGCCTCCTTGGAGCTCAGGGAGAATGGGGAGAGTCGGCGTCGAGAGTGCCGGTCTGTGGCCGTGGGTGCCAACGAGAACATGAATGACATTGTCATGTACCACAGAGGCTCCAGGTCCTTCAAGGATGCTGCTGTAGGGACGGTCATTGAGACAAGGAGTTCTGGGGTCAGTGTGACAGAGGCCATGCTCGGGGTGACTACTGAAGCTGACAAAGAAATCGAGCTGCAGCAGCAGACCATAGAAGCCTTAAAGGAAAAGATCTACCGCCTGGAAGTACAGCTTAAGGAAACCACTCACGACCGAGAGATGACTAAACTCAAGCAAGAGCTGCAGGCGGCTGGATCGAGGAAAAAAGTTGACAAAGCCGTGATGGCCCAACCGCTTGTCTTCAGCAAGATGGTGGAGGCAGTGGTGCAGACGAGAGACCAAATGGTTGGCAGTCATGTGGACGTGGTTGACTTGTGTGTTGGGAGCTCTGTGCAGACAAGCAGCATAGGCGTCTCCTGCCAGCCCAGTTGGGAGAATAAAGTCGTGGGGCCGGAGCTGCCCATGAATTGGTGGATTGTTCAAGAAAGGGTGGAAATGCGTGACCAATGCACTGGAAGGTCTGTGGAGACATGTGATAAGAGCATGGGTGTGGAAATCAGCGTCTGTGAAACAGGCAGCAACACGGAAGAGTCTGTGAAAGACCTGACCCTCCTCAAGACCAACCTGAATCTCAAAGAAGTGCGATCTGTGGGTTGCGGAGATTGTTCTGTCGATGTGATTGTCTGCTCTGCAAAGGAGTGCATCTCCCGCAGCGTGAGCACGGACTCTGTCGGCCAGGTGGAAGCTGCTGTCATGGCAGTGCCTCAGACCACAAGCCAGCACACCAGCACAGTTTTGGAGCAGGTGAGCCAGTTCACCAACACCGAGACGGCCCCCCTTATGGAATCCGGCACCAACACTTCCCTCAGCACTTTGGACAAGCAGACCAGCACCGAGACTGTGGAAATGCGGACTGTGGCTATAGGAGAAGGCCGTGTCAGGGACATCAATTCTTCCACCAAGACACGGTCTGTCGCAGTTGGAACAGTgctttctggcacttctggttttGACAGGCCTTCAGCTGTGAAGACCAAAGAGTCAGGTGTGGGGCAGATAAATATTAATGACAACTACCTGGTTGGTCTCAAAATGAGGACCATAGCTTGTGGGCCTCCCCAGTCGGCTGTGGGGCCAATGGCCAGCAGAAGGAGCGTAGGTGTTGGGGATGAGCCTGTGGGAGAGTTTGCGGAGAGCCCCCATCCGCAGGCTCCGTCTGCAGTGATGACTGGCTTGGATCACTACATTGAGCGCGTCCAGAAGCTGCTAGCGGAACAGCAGACGCTGCTGGCTGAGAACTATAGTGAACTGGCAGAAGCTTTTGGGGAACCTCACTCACAGATTGGCTCTCTCAACTCCCAGCTCATCAGCACCCTATCTTCACTAAATTCTGTCATGAAGTCTGCAAGCACCGAAGAGCTGAGGAACCCCGACTTCCCCAAAATGAGTCTGGGTACTCTCGCAGGTAGGTAGCACCCTGAGGCacctggagaagaggaagggtggggacGGTGTATTTCTAGGAGATAAGGGTTTTTTAAATGCTGGAACCATTTTTTGGAATCATGGGGAAAGCTTTAGAATGGTAATTGGTAGAATGAAAACCAAGATTGAAAATcatgatcagaaaaaaaaaatgtgatctGATTGGCTGTTTCTCATTGTCTGGTAGCTTCTTTGGCTTCTGGCTGAGCATGAAGGCTGGAAGGAAAGCAAACTAATGCTGGCTCGCCTGGGGCTGTGCCCTGGGACTGCTGGTCTGACACAGTGTCTTCCAGTTATTTATTTGCTTGCTCATTCAATTTAGGCAGGCATGGAAAAAGTCCTTCACATTTGTAATCACAATTACCAGTACATTATCCATAAAAAAATACTGGtgtaaaatgttttcagttaACACTTTTATGAGGGGAAGGAGACTCCATTAATTCATTTATGAATTAAGCAAATAATGACTGAATTCCTGCTCTGTTTCCAGCATAGGTGCAGGCTCCTGTCCATACATTCCAGTTGGGGGCACAGGCAGTAAACAATAGACCTAAACTGTGTCAGGTGGTGACATGTGCTGCGAAGGAAAGAACTCCAGTTATGGGAACAGTgagtggtgggagtgggggtggggcgctTTGAGACGCAGAGGTGCGGGAGGCCTCTCTGATACAGGGCCCCTGGGCCAGAACTCAGAGAAGGGCGGCCTTTCTCACTGTTTACTTTGGTAGGTGCTTACATTTCGTCTTCCTCACTCTTGCCCTTATTCATTAGGATTCCAacccctgattttttttaattgaagttgaTAATTGAGAAGTTACTGTGGGAGATTTTATAACATAGACTGTCTCCCTGCAAGTGTCACCAGAGTGACTTCCTCGGTTATCAGTTGCGGGTGTGTGTAAGAGTGCACAGCCTCGTCCTCCGACTGGGTTTCGCTCCTGGCTCCCCAGGTCTCACGAACCATTGTGACCTGGGAAACGACACCAGGCTTGTCTACACGTCATTGTAAAATGCACACTGGAAGGGCACCCGTCCTGGAAGGCTGTCCATGCGCTGATCGCTGGCGTGCGGGGAGCACAGGTAGCCTTTGCTGTCGTTGGTGGTCATACTAGTAGCGAGCTGACTGTGTCCTCCTTTGCTGACGTGCTGAGCTGTAGTGTGAGGTTTGGGAGGCTACTGCAAACACACTGTCCACTCTGGCCAAAGGCTACGTGCAAAACAAATGTGGATGCTTCGGATGATCTGTATAATGTGTATTACATTTAATTGTAATGTGAAAATGTGCAGTATTTTAAGGAAACTTAAACataaggaaaccattaacaaaaatttcagtctttctgtttccctttataGCGTAAAGGGTAGAGGTTGAAATGGACTGAAATACATCTTTTATATCTTCCTAGGCTGCACTTCCAACACCGAATTAATGTTAGCCTTCAGTAACTGTGCTGGGGACAGACAGTTTATtgtagaaggaaaaaatgggCGTGACCGTGACAGCTGACGCGGGGATTTTTGccttttagaatcaaaggagtCTAATAAATGTTCAGGGGAGTCATTTTAGAGTAAATAGGATTAAATTGATATGTGGACTGAAGCAGAGTCTTAAATAACTAATAATATGCCTGtttccacttctttttaaaagtcatgatgtcagatgttgaagttaaaataaaacccTTAAATACCTCCAGACACACAGATGGTCCAGTAGATCATCCtttataaaagcattttcctgccagccttccttccctcctccccaaactGGGGTTTCTGTTTCACATTCTTGCCAGAAATATTCAGCTGAACCATTGGCGTAATCTGCCTGACACCCTGAACAGCCAGCGCGGGGAGAAAGCTTTGTCTGGCCACGTTATAGTGGGTTTTGGTCTATTTCCAGTCCCGCTGACATTCCACACATCTCTGTTTAGGTCTGACCCTGCAGATGAACACCTAATTAATCAGCGAAAGTGCACAAGAGCTATAGCACTCGTGAACAAAAGTATAAATACCTTCAACAGCACGTTCTTGGTCAGAGTGGCAGCTCCCTCTCAGTGCACAAGAACAGCTTTAAAGTATTTCTGTAATTCACctcatatttgcattttaaacattttgcttttaaagttCTAATGAAGAAGGAACTCAGTTAGGGTATTAAGTTTTTGTTGTCTAGTGTTTGTTACAGGAATGGAAAATGAAAGCAGCTTGGTCTGTGGTCTAGAGAGAATCTCAGTACCTGCAAGTTGTGAAGGTTAAAGGTGTGTCAAAATGCACCGTGGCTTACTGTGAACACTATATGATAGAGAATATTACTCAAATGCAGTATTCCCTGCATTTCTGTACCAAAGGGCATCTTGGAGTATAGAAGGGTATTCATTTCAAACTTTCTTCTCCAAATAAAACGATGGGGAATTTGAGTTTGACATCCACCAAGAAGATCATACAAATGATCACATGTATCAGCCTTTAGTTGAAAGAAGTTAAGTTTGGGCTCCAAAGCCAGACATTCTGGGTTTAAGTTCTTTCTCTGCCATGAGGACAGGTTGCCTTTGTTCCCTCACAGGGTTGAAATGAAGATTTAGTGACTTACTCAGAGTGAAGCCTTTGGAACAGTCTGCAGCACAGAGTAGAAATGGTCAAGAAACGCTGGCTGTGATTGCTGTTACTATGTTTAGTACTTCCAGAAATGAGAATGTGGACACAGAACTCGTTGCCAAACAAAGTGTACAGATGATCTTTTGTTTTCAatcaaaattttatctttataattctGGCTGGCCATCACCTCCTTCTCCCAATTATTATGCCTCCCCAACAAATAATTTTATCAGATAAAAAAACATATAGATAAAAATGGGAAACCATAAATTGAGTAAATTTTCACTTTAGGCTCATGAAGAATTTGCATGGAAGctgaaaacaaagccaaaattAAGTATATTAGTGTCCACTTTAGAAAGTTCTGTTAAATTTGCCAGTGGTTGAAGATTTGAGGGTATCAGTTTTAGGTATGCATTATTATGCCTAAACTAGTATTCACTTTCCTAAAATTACCGTAAGTATGTGCTCATAACAAATTAGCATTCCAAAGGGCATAAAATAAAGAATGACAGCCTCTTCCCTACGCCCTCATGGGGTACCCTCGTGTGTGCCGGGTGTgtacaaatgtgtgtgtgagcGGGGCTATATTTTAGAGACACACTTTTTTAAGCAAAAGTCAAACCGTACATGTTCTAtgcatttttcacataaaatgtttttctaggaGTGGGAAACAATGTCATGGTTTTAATGGGCTGGACTTTGGTGGTGTCTACAGATGTGCTGTAAAGAGCTTTTTAAATCCCTGGTAGTTGAAGTTTcatgtctcacacacacacacacacacacacacacacatttggaatTACATTAAGAGGAAGTAAGTTTCTGTTCTCGCAGACAACCTTAGGAAAAAATTTTATGCTTCCTGCAAataattggattgttttggtTTGAGGacttggttattatttttttttcctttccctctgcaagaggagagaagagagaaaattgtaGACAAATGACTTGCCATTATAAATGCTCTAAATATATGTAACTGTCTCTgaggaaatacaaacaaaactatCTATAATGGCAGAACTGAACTGCCTGACACATGATTTATAGGAAACTCATCTGTCATACTCAAAGGAACTGCATTTTGAATCAGCTTCCATATTTGCACTGTTAGTTGTCTTGGGATTGGTAGAAAGTTTATGAACTTGAAGTCATTCCCATAATTGTGAAAGCAATTTTGTAGATGGAGGTGGGAGCCAAAGCACAAGTGGGGAAATACATCGTTGCAAAAGACCATTTCCCGTTAGTTTCTCCTAGTTCAAGTAATTGCCATTTACTTGGCCTGGTACctattttttattctgattttcctTTAATAAATGCTTCCAGAGCATCAGAATAAGCCAAACAAAACACCTCTGGAGCCCTGCAGTACACTGCCATGATATAGTTAGGGGCAGGCCTGCTGAGCCCGAGGGCTGCCTTCGGAACTCGCCGCACAGGAACTGGAGTATCACTTTGCAGAGGGAGAATTTCGGCTACTGTGCTCTCCTGTCTAATGAGGAGGGTGCATTAGATTTTTCTTGCTTGGGGCTCTTTCAGAAGAATTTTTCTATAAAAGTAGCTCTTCACCAGGCTGCCCATCAGATTCATATGGGGAACTTTTCCAAAGTTCATTGGTTTCCTACTGCCATCCACCACCACCAACCACCCAATAGGCACATCGCAGGCCCTATTTCAGGGAAATATTGTTGGAATAGATGGCCTCAGAGTGAGGCTTCTTAACCTGGGATCCATAGCTTTATGAACACTTTTGAGTTTGGAATTTGTATGAGGAAAGTGCATAATTTTCATCAGAGTCTCAAAGGGGATACCTCAGAAGGATTGAAATGACAGGTCTCTTTCAGCCCTTGGGAAAAAGCACTTCAGCCCTGAGGAAAATCTATTACCAAGTTTAAAATCTGTTCACCACCTTGTGAGCCCTTTAGTTGACACTCGCTTGAaaatcttcctctttttaaactGAGGCTTTATCATTTTCGGTGGGTATTAGTGACACGCACATGCAGCcgggggaaaagatgcagggtTACTTTGATGCTTATGCTCTGAGTGGACCCTAAGTGTGCAGTTCATTTCTGGCTAAAGTGTAGAGACTGGTAGTTTTTGAGAACTGAAGTGGCTTTGAGTTCCTGGACGTCCATTCATAAATGACAAAGGGAATTGTTGAGTGTGGATGATGGCTCTGGctctttattctcctttaaaACATAAGTCGTtcatatctcagtaaagctgtttcaAGTCTGCTCTGTG is a window of Desmodus rotundus isolate HL8 chromosome 1, HLdesRot8A.1, whole genome shotgun sequence DNA encoding:
- the KANK1 gene encoding KN motif and ankyrin repeat domain-containing protein 1 isoform X2, producing the protein MPFGWRLLPRWLCGCQQERKNTKLKPNTEIRHVKDFRHVAVVLRPHGEAKDENSPSYQDLHVLCPAHPQTSCRKADDVLNGDHDKEQRYPYSVETPYGYQLDLDFLKYVDDIQKGNTIKKLNIQKRRKPSVPCPESTATPGQQGPWASTESLSSSNSDDNKQCPSFLLARSQVTSTPIPRLPAPLELSPTFLTVPESRQLPPPSPQPPKHNLHVTKTLMETRRRLEQERITMQATPSDLRRPRLASFGGLGSTGSLSSFMGSGNHNPAMFQLQNGYQGNGDYSSYAPVTATTSSMGSSLRHSPLSSGISTPVTNVSPMHLQHIREQMAIALKRLKELEEQVRTIPVLQVKIAVLQEEKRQLASQLKNQRAASQNDVCGVRKRSYSAGNTSQLEELSRVRRGDGELYIEYEAEEIESVEQSTQRIKEFRQLTADMQALEQKIQGSSSEASLELRENGESRRRECRSVAVGANENMNDIVMYHRGSRSFKDAAVGTVIETRSSGVSVTEAMLGVTTEADKEIELQQQTIEALKEKIYRLEVQLKETTHDREMTKLKQELQAAGSRKKVDKAVMAQPLVFSKMVEAVVQTRDQMVGSHVDVVDLCVGSSVQTSSIGVSCQPSWENKVVGPELPMNWWIVQERVEMRDQCTGRSVETCDKSMGVEISVCETGSNTEESVKDLTLLKTNLNLKEVRSVGCGDCSVDVIVCSAKECISRSVSTDSVGQVEAAVMAVPQTTSQHTSTVLEQVSQFTNTETAPLMESGTNTSLSTLDKQTSTETVEMRTVAIGEGRVRDINSSTKTRSVAVGTVLSGTSGFDRPSAVKTKESGVGQININDNYLVGLKMRTIACGPPQSAVGPMASRRSVGVGDEPVGEFAESPHPQAPSAVMTGLDHYIERVQKLLAEQQTLLAENYSELAEAFGEPHSQIGSLNSQLISTLSSLNSVMKSASTEELRNPDFPKMSLGTLAGNNLEYPCKCGGLQSGGPLNAPTSRHGREAGFAEGEPVSSQDTFPSQESTLSAVNLTDDQIAAGLYVCTNNESTLKSIMKKKDGNKDSNGAKKNLQFVGINGGYETTSSDDSSSDESSSSESDDECDVIEYPPEEEEEEEDEDTRAMAEGHHAVNMEGCKSARVEDEMQVQECEPEKVEIRERYELSEKMLSACNLLKNNINDPKALTSKDMRFCLNTLQHEWFRVSSQKSAIPAMVGDYIAAFAAISPDVLRHIINMADGNGNTALHYSVSHSNFEIVKLLLDADVCNVDHQNKAGYTPIMLAALAAVEAEKDMRVVEELFGCGDVNAKASQAGQTALMLAVSHGRIDMVKGLLACGADVNIQDDEGSTALMCASEHGHAEIVKLLLAQPGCNGHLEDNDGSTALSIALEAGHKDIAVLLYAHVNFAKTPSPGTPRLGRKTSPGPTHRGSFD
- the KANK1 gene encoding KN motif and ankyrin repeat domain-containing protein 1 isoform X3 — its product is MCVVPLMPREVCLRLGFLLAENQLFCFWVGKADDVLNGDHDKEQRYPYSVETPYGYQLDLDFLKYVDDIQKGNTIKKLNIQKRRKPSVPCPESTATPGQQGPWASTESLSSSNSDDNKQCPSFLLARSQVTSTPIPRLPAPLELSPTFLTVPESRQLPPPSPQPPKHNLHVTKTLMETRRRLEQERITMQATPSDLRRPRLASFGGLGSTGSLSSFMGSGNHNPAMFQLQNGYQGNGDYSSYAPVTATTSSMGSSLRHSPLSSGISTPVTNVSPMHLQHIREQMAIALKRLKELEEQVRTIPVLQVKIAVLQEEKRQLASQLKNQRAASQNDVCGVRKRSYSAGNTSQLEELSRVRRGDGELYIEYEAEEIESVEQSTQRIKEFRQLTADMQALEQKIQGSSSEASLELRENGESRRRECRSVAVGANENMNDIVMYHRGSRSFKDAAVGTVIETRSSGVSVTEAMLGVTTEADKEIELQQQTIEALKEKIYRLEVQLKETTHDREMTKLKQELQAAGSRKKVDKAVMAQPLVFSKMVEAVVQTRDQMVGSHVDVVDLCVGSSVQTSSIGVSCQPSWENKVVGPELPMNWWIVQERVEMRDQCTGRSVETCDKSMGVEISVCETGSNTEESVKDLTLLKTNLNLKEVRSVGCGDCSVDVIVCSAKECISRSVSTDSVGQVEAAVMAVPQTTSQHTSTVLEQVSQFTNTETAPLMESGTNTSLSTLDKQTSTETVEMRTVAIGEGRVRDINSSTKTRSVAVGTVLSGTSGFDRPSAVKTKESGVGQININDNYLVGLKMRTIACGPPQSAVGPMASRRSVGVGDEPVGEFAESPHPQAPSAVMTGLDHYIERVQKLLAEQQTLLAENYSELAEAFGEPHSQIGSLNSQLISTLSSLNSVMKSASTEELRNPDFPKMSLGTLAASHTSTPLSSLTGNNLEYPCKCGGLQSGGPLNAPTSRHGREAGFAEGEPVSSQDTFPSQESTLSAVNLTDDQIAAGLYVCTNNESTLKSIMKKKDGNKDSNGAKKNLQFVGINGGYETTSSDDSSSDESSSSESDDECDVIEYPPEEEEEEEDEDTRAMAEGHHAVNMEGCKSARVEDEMQVQECEPEKVEIRERYELSEKMLSACNLLKNNINDPKALTSKDMRFCLNTLQHEWFRVSSQKSAIPAMVGDYIAAFAAISPDVLRHIINMADGNGNTALHYSVSHSNFEIVKLLLDADVCNVDHQNKAGYTPIMLAALAAVEAEKDMRVVEELFGCGDVNAKASQAGQTALMLAVSHGRIDMVKGLLACGADVNIQDDEGSTALMCASEHGHAEIVKLLLAQPGCNGHLEDNDGSTALSIALEAGHKDIAVLLYAHVNFAKTPSPGTPRLGRKTSPGPTHRGSFD
- the KANK1 gene encoding KN motif and ankyrin repeat domain-containing protein 1 isoform X4, with product MAHTSKVNGCASGKADDVLNGDHDKEQRYPYSVETPYGYQLDLDFLKYVDDIQKGNTIKKLNIQKRRKPSVPCPESTATPGQQGPWASTESLSSSNSDDNKQCPSFLLARSQVTSTPIPRLPAPLELSPTFLTVPESRQLPPPSPQPPKHNLHVTKTLMETRRRLEQERITMQATPSDLRRPRLASFGGLGSTGSLSSFMGSGNHNPAMFQLQNGYQGNGDYSSYAPVTATTSSMGSSLRHSPLSSGISTPVTNVSPMHLQHIREQMAIALKRLKELEEQVRTIPVLQVKIAVLQEEKRQLASQLKNQRAASQNDVCGVRKRSYSAGNTSQLEELSRVRRGDGELYIEYEAEEIESVEQSTQRIKEFRQLTADMQALEQKIQGSSSEASLELRENGESRRRECRSVAVGANENMNDIVMYHRGSRSFKDAAVGTVIETRSSGVSVTEAMLGVTTEADKEIELQQQTIEALKEKIYRLEVQLKETTHDREMTKLKQELQAAGSRKKVDKAVMAQPLVFSKMVEAVVQTRDQMVGSHVDVVDLCVGSSVQTSSIGVSCQPSWENKVVGPELPMNWWIVQERVEMRDQCTGRSVETCDKSMGVEISVCETGSNTEESVKDLTLLKTNLNLKEVRSVGCGDCSVDVIVCSAKECISRSVSTDSVGQVEAAVMAVPQTTSQHTSTVLEQVSQFTNTETAPLMESGTNTSLSTLDKQTSTETVEMRTVAIGEGRVRDINSSTKTRSVAVGTVLSGTSGFDRPSAVKTKESGVGQININDNYLVGLKMRTIACGPPQSAVGPMASRRSVGVGDEPVGEFAESPHPQAPSAVMTGLDHYIERVQKLLAEQQTLLAENYSELAEAFGEPHSQIGSLNSQLISTLSSLNSVMKSASTEELRNPDFPKMSLGTLAASHTSTPLSSLTGNNLEYPCKCGGLQSGGPLNAPTSRHGREAGFAEGEPVSSQDTFPSQESTLSAVNLTDDQIAAGLYVCTNNESTLKSIMKKKDGNKDSNGAKKNLQFVGINGGYETTSSDDSSSDESSSSESDDECDVIEYPPEEEEEEEDEDTRAMAEGHHAVNMEGCKSARVEDEMQVQECEPEKVEIRERYELSEKMLSACNLLKNNINDPKALTSKDMRFCLNTLQHEWFRVSSQKSAIPAMVGDYIAAFAAISPDVLRHIINMADGNGNTALHYSVSHSNFEIVKLLLDADVCNVDHQNKAGYTPIMLAALAAVEAEKDMRVVEELFGCGDVNAKASQAGQTALMLAVSHGRIDMVKGLLACGADVNIQDDEGSTALMCASEHGHAEIVKLLLAQPGCNGHLEDNDGSTALSIALEAGHKDIAVLLYAHVNFAKTPSPGTPRLGRKTSPGPTHRGSFD